From one Oncorhynchus clarkii lewisi isolate Uvic-CL-2024 chromosome 6, UVic_Ocla_1.0, whole genome shotgun sequence genomic stretch:
- the LOC139412263 gene encoding calmodulin-like protein 4, which produces MMHRQIQQEDPKAEILEAMRMTDKQKKGYILASELRAKLTKLGEKLTDKEVDELFREANVKSNGNVHYEEFTRMVTLPSVDY; this is translated from the exons ATGATGCACCGGCAGATCCAGCAGGAGGACCCCAAGGCGGAGATCCTGGAGGCCATGAGGATGACGGACAAGCAGAAGAAGGGCTACATCCTGGCCTCGGAGCTCCGGGCCAAGCTCACCAAGCTAGGAGAGAAGCTGACTGATAAAGAAG TGGACGAGCTGTTCAGAGAAGCCAACGTGAAGTCTAATGGCAACGTGCACTACGAGGAGTTCACCAGGATGGTGACACTACCGTCAGTGGATTACTga
- the LOC139412262 gene encoding relaxin-3 receptor 1-like, whose product MGELLNHSGILALNRTLMDDDKFGSLEDIDVTADGTPILRIIISVVYSIVCAVGLIGNLLVFFLMRLKQGRKKSSINFFIINLAVTDFQFVLTLPFWAVDTALDFSWPFGDAMCKIILSVTVMNMYASVFFLTAMSVTRYWSVASALKNRSRQRSCSVKLVCAVLWVSATIATAPTTIFSSVTVVAGEKLCLIRFPEGHDWLALYHLQKIIIAFVIPMLIVSVCYLMLLRFIRLRSMNNNHPKRRSRVTKSVTIVVLSFFLCWMPNHAITFWGVLVKFNAVNWDKSYYLVHTYVFPVTVCLAHANSCLNPVLYCLMRREFRKMLKDLFWRISSPAISKACTIRTFTGTCNTRVTHDDNQGVIPLNVLDTTQCRLSFIDRPDLPAIPGLPGMAPEDSQCIHQT is encoded by the coding sequence ATGGGCGAGCTACTCAACCACAGCGGGATTTTGGCATTGAACAGGACTTTAATGGATGATGACAAATTCGGCAGTCTGGAGGATATTGACGTGACCGCGGACGGCACTCCGATTCTAAGGATAATCATCTCCGTTGTTTACTCCATTGTGTGCGCGGTAGGGTTAATTGGGAACTTGTTAGTCTTTTTCCTAATGAGGTTAAAACAGGGCCGGAAGAAATCGAGTATTAACTTTTTCATCATCAACTTGGCAGTGACGGACTTCCAGTTTGTGTTGACTCTGCCGTTCTGGGCAGTGGACACCGCACTGGACTTCAGCTGGCCGTTTGGAGACGCCATGTGTAAAATCATCCTTTCCGTAACAGTTATGAACATGTACGCTAGCGTGTTCTTTCTGACTGCTATGAGTGTGACCAGATACTGGTCTGTCGCCTCGGCTCTGAAGAACCGGTCGAGACAGAGGTCGTGTTCGGTGAAATTGGTGTGCGCGGTGCTGTGGGTCTCCGCAACCATTGCCACAGCACCCACTACCATTTTCTCCTCAGTGACCGTAGTGGCGGGGGAGAAGCTCTGCCTCATCAGGTTCCCTGAGGGACATGACTGGCTCGCGCTCTATCATCTCCAAAAAATCATCATAGCGTTCGTAATACCCATGCTGATAGTGTCCGTCTGCTATCTGATGCTCTTACGGTTTATCCGTCTGAGGAGCATGAACAACAACCACCCCAAAAGGAGGTCGAGGGTGACCAAATCTGTCACCATCGtcgtcctctccttctttctttgcTGGATGCCAAATCACGCCATCACATTCTGGGGTGTATTGGTGAAATTTAACGCTGTCAATTGGGATAAATCCTACTATTTGGTCCACACCTATGTATTCCCGGTGACTGTGTGCCTCGCGCATGCCAATAGCTGCTTGAACCCAGTTCTGTATTGTCTCATGCGACGTGAATTCAGAAAGATGCTGAAGGATTTGTTTTGGAGAATTTCCTCACCAGCCATCTCCAAAGCCTGTACAATACGTACGTTTACGGGGACGTGCAACACACGTGTAACACACGACGACAACCAAGGGGTTATTCCATTGAATGTTCTAGACACCACACAATGTCGACTGTCCTTTATTGACAGACCGGATCTTCCCGCAATACCGGGTCTACCCGGAATGGCACCTGAAGATTCACAGTGCATCCACCAGACATAA